TTACCGCCACTTCTTTATAAGTTAATGTTCCCTTAATATACCCACGGATTTCAGCTCCTATTTTTGCCTCAAAGAGTTTCTTTGGTACAGGCATGTCAAAATCAATTACATCATTAGGGGATAAAATTTTATTGGAAAAATATAGTCGGGGAAATACTTCCGCTTATAATGTTCTTTTTAAGCGTTATTATGACCCACTTTATGGCTATGCTTTAAAAAATGTTAAAGAAGCAGAGGTTGCTGAAGAACTCACCATGGATGTCATGCTTGGTCTATGGAAGACAAAAGGAGAGGTAGCGGTTGAAGATAATCTCAAGGCTTACCTCTATCGTTCTGTAAAGAATGCCATCTATAACCATCACCGTAAAAAGATCCTGAATACTGTGTCTCTGGAATTGGTTTCAGAAGATCTAAACCATACCTCAAGGTCTGCTGACCATGAACTGGATAGTAGAGAACTGGAGCAGGTTTATCGTCAGAAGCTAAACCAGTTAAGCCCTCAGCGCAAAAAGGTTTATGAAATGAGCAGAGAAGAAAATATGACCTATTCGGAGATTGCCAGAAATCTGGACTTATCGGTCAATACGGTAGAAAATTATATGGTCGCTTCTTTGAGCTTTTTTCGCAAGCAATTGAAAGAACATGCTGACTTTACCCTGATTATACTAATTAGCTTGTTGTTGGGTTAATCGCCCTTTTTTCAGTTTTCTCCTTTCCCATACAAATTATCGATTTTTTTTACACCTCATAGGTGGTGTCCCTCAATAATGGTGTTTTACATCATGAAGGACAATAAGAATGGAGCCAGAGCATAAAGATAAAACCCTGATTAGAAAATACCTCAATCACAATTGTACTCCTGAAGAGATGAAGGAGATAAAGAGATTGATGTTGGTTCCGGGTACACAACAAATTTTTGACGAGCTGCTGTCGGAAAACTGGACAGGGCTGGAAGCAGAAGAAAATACAGCTCAGCTACACCTGCAGAAAAAGCTGCAGCAGTTTTATAAAAAACTGGAGGCTGAAGAAATGCAGCATTTTCAGCAAAAGGAAGAAGATGAGAGAACAGTCCGTTCAATAAAACAACGTAACTATTTACGATACGCTGCTGTAATGGCTGTCATCTTTCTCGGCCTGGGTACTTATGGAATTCTCCAATATAAAAAAACTCCGGTAGAGGAGCAGATCGCCATGCGTGAGATTCTAAATCCTCGCGGGCAACGTTCGAGGATTGTGTTGCCAGACAGCTCCGCTGTTTATCTTGGAGCCGGTAGCCGAATCACTTTCCCTGAACAGTTTGATGCAAATTCCCGGGAGATTGAACTCGAAGGTGAAGCCTTTTTTGAAGTCACACGAGATGCTAAGAAACCTTTCATTGTCCATACCGGAAAAGTACAAACTAGAGTACTCGGAACTTCCTTTAAAATTGATGCATTCAGAAGCCGTCCTTTAACCGTAGCAGTGGCGACTGGAAAAGTAAGGGTAGATGACTATACAGGACAGACTGGTAAGTCCCTGGCCGTTCTGAACCCTGGACAAAAAGTAACCTATAATCAGGGGCTGATAAAAACTGCAAATACGGAAATCGATGAGATCAGTGGCTGGAAAGATGCCCGTCTGGTCTTTCATAATCAATCCCTTAAAGAGATCACTACAGAACTGGAACGCTGGTATAACGTGGAAATCAGCTTTGAGCATAAAGGAAAAGCAAAAGAAAAGATTTCAGTCGTACTACAGGCTGATGTTCCACTGAATAAGATCATGAAAGTATTGGCAGCAACAGGCCATTTTAAATATAACATAACCTCTCGGAATGTCTCGATTAATTAACAGCACAAATCAGGAAAGGAAAGCTATGTAAGGTTGTCTACAAACAAACATTCCCCGCCTGGAAGGGCAGGGAACGAATTTAATGTCCATAAACCGTATGATTTCGACGTCCTAACGGTTTAAAGCAACCCGTACCTGTAAACAGCTACGGAATTTTAACAGATCATCGCCTCGCAGCGAATAAACCAGTAATGTTCAAAAATATGCAAAAAGGATTAAAACAATGTCCTTCAATTCGATTTATTATGAAATGCTCTTTTATCCTCATTGCGGCCCAGCTTACTTTTATAAGTGTCCTGATGGCCAGTAATGTAAAGAGTCAGGATCTTGATCATAAAATAAGCCTGCGGTTAGAAAATGTGACCATCGCACAGGGGTTGTCTGCAATTGGGAAGGTAGGAAACATCCGTTTTTCCCTGAGAGAGCAATCTGTACAAAGGGAAAGGAAGAATGTGACGCTTGTTGCCGCACAGATCAGTGTTAGAGAAGCCATCAATAAGCTGCTGGCCAATACTGGTTTGCAATATAAACTGGTGGAAGGTTATGTGGTGATCGACAGTAAACCTGTTCCTATTGTCATTACAGGAACAGTGAGTGACGCAAAAACCAGGGAAACCCTCATCGGCGTTAGTGTAAAACTGAAAGGAACGAATACTGCCGCATCTACCGATGTGAACGGTAAATTCAAAATCTCAGTCCCCGAAGGCGGAGGTATTCTTATCGTTTCTTATATGGGCTACCAAAGCAGGGAAATTAAAGTGGATGCGGCGACAAAAGAGCTGAGCATCAATTTAAGTGCTTCTTCTACTCAACTCAGCGAGGTAACCGTTCAGGCAAGGCGAAAAACAAATACCGAAGTTGCTGTGCTGGACGAACGTAAAAAATCGGCCGTTGTACAGGATGCGATTTCAGCGGTGCAGATAGAACGTACCGGAAGTATTACTACCACTCAGGCTTTACAAAGGGTTTCAGGAGTGACCATCACAGATGATAAGTATGTGGCGATCCGTGGTTTGGGAGATAGAAGTGTGATCGGGCAACTGAATGGTGTCCGTCTGGCTTCTTCTGATCCGGACCGTAGTTCTATTCCTTTGGACCTGGTTCCGGCCTCACTTTTAGACAACATCACGATTTATAAAACAGTAACCCCGGATAAACCTGCAGATGCTGCTGCCGGAATTGTAGAGCTAAAGACGAAATCCGTACCAGACAGTATGGTCTTTGATGTGATCATTCAATCTGGTTTCAATTCCAATATCGGAATCGGCGGACAACACAATAGTTTTTTCAATAGTGATATGGGTTTCTTAGGCGATAAGATCAACAAGAAAAACTTATCCTCTGATTTCTTAAATCTTGCCACACAATACAAAGGCGGACTTCCGCAAATCCAGAGCATGATTGCCAACAGCGGATACAGTCCGGAGATGAAACAGGAAGTCAAAAGAATCAATGGAATTATGCAGGGTTTTGATCCGGTAATGACCACGCGTTACAAACAAAGTCCTCTAAATCAGTTGTACTCTGCTACTTTCGGAAACAGCTATACCTTGTTTAAAAAACATAAACTTGGTGTAATTGCAGGTGGGAATTATTACCGCCGTACCACAGATATTTCGGGTGGTGACATTCAGCAATATAGCATCTATCAGGGGGTTGTGACAGGTAATCCTCAAGTGAGCAGCCCAAGGAATATACCTAATTACATTACCCCAAATAGCTTATATATGGGTAAATATCAGACCTATAAAGAGAATACAGGAACAGAAACCCTGAATTATGGAACTTTATTGGGTTTAACTTACCGTTTTAGTCCGCAGCATGAAATCAGCATGCAATACCTGGGAAGCTGGGGCGGTGAAACACAAGCGACCAATATGTTCGGGGGCTATGAATACACCGGGTTGCCTGGTGATGTCCGCAGTACGATCTACTCGCTTAAACAATCTTACCGTAAGCTCAATACGTTTAACCTTCAGGGAGAACATAAATTCCTGACCGGGGAATATTCACCAAGGTTAAGTTATAACGTGGCTTCTTCAAGAGCAGGTCAAAATGATCCGGATTATCGTTTCATCACCCTTGCAGACTACATGCCAAAAGGAGGCGCTTATTACAGCAGGCCAACAACAGGTCCTAACAATGGAGGTACTGAGCTGGTAAACACAGACCATCTATACGCCTTGTCATCCGGTTATGTAAATGGATTTGGTGCCTATGGCATTATCCAGGCAGAACCCAACGGCAGGCGTTACAGAAATCTGGATGAGAAGAATTACAATTATAAAGCAGATATCAGTATTCCTTTTAAACTTTTTGGAGAAAAACAGGAATTTAAAACCGGGGTCAATTACCTGAACCGCGACCGTGATTTTACAGAGAATGTGTTGTTTCTTCCGGGCTCTAACTTCTCTTCTTTAGGCGCATTGCCCTTGTACAGGGTCGAAGGAAATCTGGACCGCCTGGTGAGTCCGGAGATTATCGGGATCCGTCCGATGGCACCGGGAACGGGAGAAGGAGCAGCTCCGGTAGGTGGATTTTTATACAATAGCCAGAAATCCCCGAACAATTATACCGGTTTCTTTGAAACCAAGGCTGCTTATGCGATGGTCGACCTGAAAGTGACAAAAGACCTGAGGTTAACCGGAGGTCTCCGTTTTGAATCTACCAATATCCAGTCGGCAGTAGATACATCGGGGGTGTTCTTAGATCCTGCATTAACTGCTCCCGGTGCAGGAGGAACAAGGATTCCATTGTCTTTAACGAGTCCTAACTCAGTTTATAAAACAGGATACAAGCCTTACTATTCCTTAAACGCGACTTACAACTTTAAAGATAAAATGAATTTCAGGGCGGGATACAATACGACATTGGCGAGACCTGAACTTAGAGAGATCACCAACGTATTTGAGTTTGATGCCTTCCAGATGGGCTTGGTGGTCGGAAATCCAAACCTGATCAACCAATATACCCAAAACCTGGATTTCCGTTGGGAATATTTCCCGAACAACGGTGAGGTGGTTGCAGTTTCTCTATTCGGAAAACGCATTCAAAACCAATTATATAAAGTATTCAGTTTGCAAACAAGTGGACTGGCGGCAACCTATCCGGAATATCCAACCATCAGGTTTGAAAACGACCCTAACATTGGTAAGGTATGGGGATTAGAGTTGGAAATTGTAAAAGATCTGGGTAGAATCTGGGACCCGCTACAGAATTTCTTTATCGGTACCAACCTGCTGCTTGCCCAAAGTCAGATTAAAAAATCACCGGAGCGTCTGGAAGCAAACCGTTCCCTGGACAGACATACACCAAGCAATAGTCCGCTGTTTGAGCAGGCACCCTATTCCCTTAACGGATGGCTGAACTATAACAACAAACGTGCTGGAACGAGTCTTACCGGAACATTTAATATGGTAGGGGAGCGTCTGGTACAGATCAACCTGACTGGTGAGCCTGACCTGTATACCCGTCCGGTTCCGATCCTTGATTTCGTATTCAGTCAGCGGATTTTTAAGAACGTAATTTTTAAAGGTTACATGAAAAACCTGCTGAATCCATCTATCAAAACCGTATATGCCAATCCTGGAACTGGTGGTACCTGGTATGGAAACGAATACCTTAACCGTGGTTATAAGCGTGGCAGCGAATTTATGATGGGATTCACTTATAATTTGTTTTAATGATGAAAGAACTAAAAAAATATCTGCTGTTTTTCCTGATGCTGGCCATTATTGGCTGTAAAAAGGATAAAACAGATTTCCAATCTGACAATCGTAAAGTAACGGATGCCCGTAAAAATTCCTCTGTAAGACTGGTAAACCTTGCAGGTTATAATCAGCTGCAGCTAAATGGGGATACCCTGACGAATTATGTGGTCAGAGCCCCAAACGATCCCATGACAGGACAATATCCGGGGACACTGTATTTTCCTGATAATGGCAGATTAGGAACAACCTGGTTTATCCCGCAAAATCTTCTGGATAAGGGGGCTGCAAAGGTATTGGTAGAAACTAAAGTTTATAATCCTATAGAAAATCCACTGGAACTGGAAGTCAGGGAAGAATTTCAGCAAGGGACGGATTATTACCTTTTGCCCACCCCGGCATCTGGTGTAACCGGGCAGCCTTCGTTTATCAAAATACCAAGATCGGTAGCTTCCCCGGCAAACCCTGCCAATTTTAAGGTCAGGATCTTAAACCTCTCTGCTAAGGTTCTTCCTGATCAGGAAATGGAAGACCTGCTGGGCCCAATGAGCCTGACCTGGGCAGATGGAACAGCCGTAAGCGATAAAACCAGTAATATCCTTCCCGGACAATACTCAGAATATATTGAACTTCCTTACGGTACTGCCCAATTGAAGGTGCTGACGCAAAATGGCATTCAGGTTCCCGGCGGTGGACCAGATGTATTGGAGGCAAGCACCTCGACTATATTTGGTACCACACTGACTTATGCTCCGGTAAAAACCTATGCACCTGGTGGAATTTATACGATTGTAGTGGCAGCAAGGGAATTTGATATTCCCTACAGAAGTGGTAATCCCGGAGAAACAGTAAAAGGCTACCAGAATTCGTTCCGTATCATAAATGACATTTCCGAGCCTTTAAATCTGACTTATGGAAGGGTTCAGGCGGTAAATGCAGTTCCTGGTACTTCGGGAATGAAGGTGCTGATCAATGGGAAAGTGCTGGATGCCCCTATTAATTATACGGCGCATACCGCTTATCAAAGTCTGGTTGTTGGTGGTTATACTGTCGAAGCAGTAGATGTTTCAGGTGCCGTTCTGGCAACCAAAAACTTTCAGCTGGATGCGAACACAAATTTCTCTTTCTGGGTTCATCCCGATGCAAATGGCAAGACCACGATCAGCGCAGTTGCCAATGATTTGAGCGGGACATTTGTTAGGGAAGCTGGAGATGATGCCTCTTCTTCACGATTTACACAGGAATTTCCTTTCAGTATCCGCTTCCTGAACCTTTGCCCGGATGTTCCTTACCTCACGC
This region of Pedobacter steynii genomic DNA includes:
- a CDS encoding FecR family protein, coding for MEPEHKDKTLIRKYLNHNCTPEEMKEIKRLMLVPGTQQIFDELLSENWTGLEAEENTAQLHLQKKLQQFYKKLEAEEMQHFQQKEEDERTVRSIKQRNYLRYAAVMAVIFLGLGTYGILQYKKTPVEEQIAMREILNPRGQRSRIVLPDSSAVYLGAGSRITFPEQFDANSREIELEGEAFFEVTRDAKKPFIVHTGKVQTRVLGTSFKIDAFRSRPLTVAVATGKVRVDDYTGQTGKSLAVLNPGQKVTYNQGLIKTANTEIDEISGWKDARLVFHNQSLKEITTELERWYNVEISFEHKGKAKEKISVVLQADVPLNKIMKVLAATGHFKYNITSRNVSIN
- a CDS encoding RNA polymerase sigma-70 factor codes for the protein MEKYSRGNTSAYNVLFKRYYDPLYGYALKNVKEAEVAEELTMDVMLGLWKTKGEVAVEDNLKAYLYRSVKNAIYNHHRKKILNTVSLELVSEDLNHTSRSADHELDSRELEQVYRQKLNQLSPQRKKVYEMSREENMTYSEIARNLDLSVNTVENYMVASLSFFRKQLKEHADFTLIILISLLLG
- a CDS encoding TonB-dependent receptor, whose amino-acid sequence is MKCSFILIAAQLTFISVLMASNVKSQDLDHKISLRLENVTIAQGLSAIGKVGNIRFSLREQSVQRERKNVTLVAAQISVREAINKLLANTGLQYKLVEGYVVIDSKPVPIVITGTVSDAKTRETLIGVSVKLKGTNTAASTDVNGKFKISVPEGGGILIVSYMGYQSREIKVDAATKELSINLSASSTQLSEVTVQARRKTNTEVAVLDERKKSAVVQDAISAVQIERTGSITTTQALQRVSGVTITDDKYVAIRGLGDRSVIGQLNGVRLASSDPDRSSIPLDLVPASLLDNITIYKTVTPDKPADAAAGIVELKTKSVPDSMVFDVIIQSGFNSNIGIGGQHNSFFNSDMGFLGDKINKKNLSSDFLNLATQYKGGLPQIQSMIANSGYSPEMKQEVKRINGIMQGFDPVMTTRYKQSPLNQLYSATFGNSYTLFKKHKLGVIAGGNYYRRTTDISGGDIQQYSIYQGVVTGNPQVSSPRNIPNYITPNSLYMGKYQTYKENTGTETLNYGTLLGLTYRFSPQHEISMQYLGSWGGETQATNMFGGYEYTGLPGDVRSTIYSLKQSYRKLNTFNLQGEHKFLTGEYSPRLSYNVASSRAGQNDPDYRFITLADYMPKGGAYYSRPTTGPNNGGTELVNTDHLYALSSGYVNGFGAYGIIQAEPNGRRYRNLDEKNYNYKADISIPFKLFGEKQEFKTGVNYLNRDRDFTENVLFLPGSNFSSLGALPLYRVEGNLDRLVSPEIIGIRPMAPGTGEGAAPVGGFLYNSQKSPNNYTGFFETKAAYAMVDLKVTKDLRLTGGLRFESTNIQSAVDTSGVFLDPALTAPGAGGTRIPLSLTSPNSVYKTGYKPYYSLNATYNFKDKMNFRAGYNTTLARPELREITNVFEFDAFQMGLVVGNPNLINQYTQNLDFRWEYFPNNGEVVAVSLFGKRIQNQLYKVFSLQTSGLAATYPEYPTIRFENDPNIGKVWGLELEIVKDLGRIWDPLQNFFIGTNLLLAQSQIKKSPERLEANRSLDRHTPSNSPLFEQAPYSLNGWLNYNNKRAGTSLTGTFNMVGERLVQINLTGEPDLYTRPVPILDFVFSQRIFKNVIFKGYMKNLLNPSIKTVYANPGTGGTWYGNEYLNRGYKRGSEFMMGFTYNLF
- a CDS encoding DUF4397 domain-containing protein, whose protein sequence is MMKELKKYLLFFLMLAIIGCKKDKTDFQSDNRKVTDARKNSSVRLVNLAGYNQLQLNGDTLTNYVVRAPNDPMTGQYPGTLYFPDNGRLGTTWFIPQNLLDKGAAKVLVETKVYNPIENPLELEVREEFQQGTDYYLLPTPASGVTGQPSFIKIPRSVASPANPANFKVRILNLSAKVLPDQEMEDLLGPMSLTWADGTAVSDKTSNILPGQYSEYIELPYGTAQLKVLTQNGIQVPGGGPDVLEASTSTIFGTTLTYAPVKTYAPGGIYTIVVAAREFDIPYRSGNPGETVKGYQNSFRIINDISEPLNLTYGRVQAVNAVPGTSGMKVLINGKVLDAPINYTAHTAYQSLVVGGYTVEAVDVSGAVLATKNFQLDANTNFSFWVHPDANGKTTISAVANDLSGTFVREAGDDASSSRFTQEFPFSIRFLNLCPDVPYLTLTTDNAQAFSSVYGFNTVAVNNLRPGIAPTNSPYIRPYQDARAYQIMAFRSSPSVVPGTWASDIPVLTGRSLIARPELYVRGELPNHEAGFYTIALVGRTKATASEKAKMIIVKHSK